The DNA window CCCTCGtccatgtatttatttattttgtttctgtAGCTATATATACGCACACCACGTCTATTGTGTTATTGccggttttgtttgttttattttctgttgGTTTCTTTCGTGGTTGTTGTAGTTCACAAGATAAAGACATGCGCGTCACGAAACACCCGGAGCACAACTATCTGCTGAACACACAGATATGGGATTCTGAAATCTCGAGTTTTACTGAAATTACTAATAGTGATAGTTGCTGGTTTACTTACTTTTCAGTGCTGGTTTTGACACGCATCAAAATTCATCCGATCTTTCGAAATCCCCGCATATAATCGTTAGCAAAACTGCGGTTTATATCTACTTTCCAGTGCTGCTTTTgaccaacaaaaacacaaacaaaaaaaccttgATTGCATGTCCTTTGAAATGTACAGATAATCGGCACTTTGAACGTAAAAGGCTCATGTTTGACACAACATTTCCCTTCTCCTCCCCACAGGTATCTAATATATGAAGGGCTTGAAGTGATTTTGCCCAAATAGTGTTATAGATCATGAAAGTTACATAAGTTGCATTACTACCACTATACACTATTAACCGATTGACACACAGATTTGATTTAGCAACTGATTTTTTCTCCCCCTCAGGTATGAAGGGCTGGAAGTAGTCTCGCCCAACGAGTACGAGGTGGTGCTCTACCTCAACCAGATGGGGGTCTTCAACTTCGTGGACGACGGCACCATCCCGGGCTGCGCGGTGCTCAAACTCAGCGACGGTCGGAAGCGGTCCATGTCCCTATGGGTGGAATTCATAACAGCCTCAGGCTACCTCTCTGCGCGCAAGATACGGTCACGGTTCCAGACCCTAGTGGCTCAAGCCGTGGACAAGTGCAGCTACCGCGACGTGGTCAAGATGATCCCGGACACCACGGAGGTCAAGCTAAGGATCAAGGAGCGTCACGTGGTCCAGATCACTCCGGCCTTCCGGTGTGGGGGGATCTGGTGCAGGTCTGCTGCCCACTGGCCCACCCCGCACACGTCGTGGCCGTCGCCTAACTTAGTGGCTGAGGTCAAGACTGAGGGCTTTGATTTGCTGTCCAAGGAGAGCATTTATATGAAGGTGAGTGTCTGTGGGTGTGGAGAGGGTGGTAAAGTTCGGCTTTGATTGGGTTGTTTGTTGAGTCATTTTGTTGGCACctacgtttttgttgttgttgttgttgttgttgttgttgttgttgttgttgttgttgttggtgcgtGTCTTTTTCCTTCTTCTCTCCAATAATTCTCCCTATTTTCATTTCTCCCTTCAGGACAAGCAATCCGCAGCAGAGGGGGACGCGTGGGTGATGTCGTTCCGTTACGCCGAGGACCGGTTGCTGTACGGAGGGTGTCGCCGCAAATGTCTGTCCATCCTCAAGACACTGAGAGATCGCCACCTGGACATCCCCGGTCAGCCCATCAACAGCTACCACCTCAAGACGCTGCTGCTCTACGAGTGTGAGAAGCACCCCCGTGAGGTCAGTAGaatttaaacaatgtttatgttgttgttgttgttgtttttggatgTACACGGCGTTaacaggttgttgttgttgttgttggatgtACACGGCGTTATAGGAAGCAACTCTTTATGAAGAAAGTTGTCATGCGTTTTGATCCAAATATGAAGTTCGCTTGTGCCGATGCTCCTCTGGCAACCTTTGTGGAAAACTGATGCAAGGGCAGAAGAAaacgttgctgttgtttttatgATGTTTTTTGacgtggattttttttttatataagtCTTTGACACATTCTGAAGTGATCTGGAAGAAGAGTTTGTTTTCCTTTACAACGACTCTTTAAAACTTGCCAGCGAAAAGTGATGTTAAAAATGCTAaccattgtgttgtgtgtgttcggCGTGTAGATGGAGTGGGACGACACGTGCATCGGGGACCGCATCAACGGCATCCTGCTGCAGCTCATCTCGTGCCTGCAGAACCGCCGCTGCCCGCAGTACTTCCTGCCCATGGTAGACCTGTTCAAGGCCAAGTCCACCACCGCCATGGACGCCGTGGCCAAGCAGGTGTGGCGCATCGTGCGGGAGCTGCTCACCAATCCGCACAGTCTCGACGTGCTGTAGGGAACTACACGGGATTCCTGTTTTGTGCTGATGGTTGAAATGTGCTGTAGGGTACAACAAGGGATTTTTTCATTGTGTTGTTAGGATGACAATGCGGACTTGACTGTTTGGAAACAACACGGGATTCGTTTCTCGTGTTGCCATGATGGTGGCAATGATTTTGCTCCAGGAAACAACACGGAATTCTGTCTTTGTGTTCTGGTGATGCTTGGGATGTGCTGTATAGGACACAATACATGATTCTTGCTTTGTTTTCTGACGATGCTGGCAATGATTGAGATGTGCTACAGGAAACGACAAGGGATTCTGTGTGTTATGATAATGGTAATGCAGATTTATTGGACAGTAAATATCACGGGATTCTCTCCTTGTGTTGTCATgatcagtgatggcgctagtattttttcaaaccggtacgcaaactgtTATGATACAAATAGTCAAgaaaaaacggtaggctggtcattggaaccagtaagagtccaactcagagtactggatttgttgttttaccagcaaaaaaaaccccacgGTAGttcaaaaatcaaccggtaggtcataccggctaccattttttgttccggtattttctcaattcaaccggtaaaataccggtaattaccggttaacgccaatactgatgATGGTGGCAGTCTTTGGAATGTGCTGCATAGGAAACTACAAGTGATTCTTGCTTTGTGTTCTGATAATGGTGATTTGGATGTGCCGCAGGACACCACAAGGCAATCTGTGTTTTGATAATGGCAATGTAGACTTGCCGTGTTCTGGACATGTTTTTGTCCATCTGTGTTGATGGTGTGGAACAGCACGTGGTGTAAGAAGCACTCGATCTTCATATCCAGTGGATATGCTGGTGTCAATCATCAAGGGAACTGTTCACCGCCCCCCACAGTGTTGAGATACTGAAAGAATACGAGACTCTTCGTATTGTGTTGATGACGACTAGACGATTTCGAGTTACTGGTGATGTTACTGTATTGGGCTAGCTTGCATAAGTTTGGTAAAGAGTCTTGATGCGCAGTAGAACATTATTCTAATGATGGCAATAGGTTGGCTGTATTCCGAACAATGTTAAGTCACTGAGAACAGTCGGGGTACTTCTGAGGCGTGTCAGTGTGCAACAGACATTACCATCTTGCTTTCCCAGGATTCCAATCGTCTTGCACAGATTATTGTAGACATCACCATCTTGCTTTCCCAGGATTCCAATCGTCTTGCACAGATTATTGTAGACATCACCATCTTGCTTTCCCAGGATTCCAATCGTCTTGCACAGATTATTGTAGACATCACCATCTTGCTTTCCTAGGATTCCAATCGTCTTGCACAGATTATTGTAGACATCACCATCTTAATTTCTGAGGATGCAACGTGTCTTGCACAGATTAATGTAGACCTGAACACTCGTACGTGATGTGTAcaacctcttttttttcacTCTTCAAGGACATGCACGCTTCCACTGTTTATCTGCTATCGTCTACATGTGGAGTAATCTTTCACTCTTCGTTACGACAcaaattgactgaatgttttagtATTGCTTCAAGCCATTTGATGTTTCTTCTGTCGTCTACAGTGAATTAATCATTCACTCACCCTTATAGATAGTCACGTCACAGGGAGGAAGAAAAACGCCAGAATATCTGACAGTGATGTTATAAAGTGTTCAGTCACATTCCGGGAAATGAGAAGTGATTATAATTCTGTGGTGAGATAATGTGACCCGTTCTTTGAGTTGTGGGTGATTGCGGAGTTGTGCCCAGTCTTGTTATTGTGCCAGCAAATTATTTATTCATGTGGTGAACGTTTAGCTATAGACAATGACAATTGTGACAGTCCTCGGAAGAAATTCgtttcttatttgtttcttATTGTTGAGCAAGCAAAGCAATTCGCTGCACAGCGTATGAGAAGGACTTGTGTTTGCTCAACCAAAAACCCAGCTTCGATTTTCTGCTTAGTATCCGTTAATAAACATtatgtgaacagaaaatgtgtatTACATTTGACTGAAGAAGGGACCTGGTTGTTGAGAATTAGTAAACATTCACGAAAACCATACACCATGACCTTACGATTTGTTCCCCATTTTTAACTCAAGAAAAACTCacgggtaaaaaaaaaaaacccacgaaaatatacaaacaagcaaaccaacacacacaaaaactacaacaGTTTATCAAATTGACATGCTGAAGTTTTCTCCTCGTCAGTAATGTATCATTACAATACTTCAATCATAGTGAATTAAAAGCAAAACCATGCAATGCAATGCACATTTTATGTTTTAAATACAGCTCAAAGATTGGTGCTCGGTGCTTTCGCTTCTAGCCATGAATAATGATGAAAATGTAAAGGTACTTAAGTTGAGCTGTCTGGACGAAGATGTTGTGAACTTAATGACATTGTATTTGTGTCGAGTAAGGAATTAAGCAGACTCAGTTCAAAGTGAAaacttgtgttttgtgtcaTAAAGATGATGAGGTCATTTAGTCTGCTTTTCCCCAGACAGGGTACGACtgtattccccccccccccctctctataCCCAATCTTTGTCATGTAAAgctcaaaagaaaaacaagtgttTCTGTATCTATATTATGCTTCAAACTATGTCGGGCTATGTACATATTCTAGTTTGgtaatcagtgtgtgtgtgtgtgtgtgtgtgtgtgtgtgtgtgtgtgtgtgtgtgtgtgtgtgtgtgtgtgtgtgtgtgtgtgtgtgtgcgtgtgtgtgtgcacgcgcagagagagagagagagagagagagagagagagagagacagtgaaagagagtgagagtgagagagacagagacagagagtgagagtgagagagagagagagagagagagagagagagagagagagagagagagagagagagagagaagagagtgagTGCATGTGTTCATGTAAAGTTCCAATTCTCGAATACCAAAGATGTGCGTGTGACTGCAAGTTTTGCTTCGCTAGAAAAAACATATTTCAGTAAAAAAGAAGACATTATTCAGCTGGAAATCTGTTAAAACATATATTACTGATACACATTACGCCGCTATTTTGAGAATAAGGCAACCTCTGACGACATTTTGCAAAATTCCTATTATGTACCCAGCAAGCGTCTTAACCATAATTAACAACCTAGTGAAGTGCAAAACCCGTGTCGTGCATTAATTTGAATTGGTATCCTTTGCAGATGAAATACTCATAGTCATAAACACGATACAAAAGAGAAAATGGAACGTTTCAAAGTGCAATCGGCGAACAATGTATAACCGAGCTGCAAACAGTTGGAAACTCGACAGAGGACTGATATCTTGATTCATGAGAAACTTGGAAAAAAAATGACTTTCTCAAAACAAGAAGTGTGGACGGCAGATTATTCAGAATTGTTTGGTCTGTGTATACACGAAGAATGTGTCAGTGGTTTTAAACAAGAATCAGCATGGCCAACGCAAAGCCTGCCGAAATCTGTGGCAAGGGTAAGTTTCACTGCACACATTTGTTTGTTGTATCCACATGCATTCTTTCCATCAAAAAATCACTTAGCGTTCTCTCTCAGCCTGAAAAAAACACACCTGCgttcttaaaaaaaacaagtcgcgtaaggcgaaaatacaacatttagtcaagtagctgtcgaactcactgaatgaaagtgaacgcaatgccatttttcagcaagaccgtata is part of the Littorina saxatilis isolate snail1 linkage group LG6, US_GU_Lsax_2.0, whole genome shotgun sequence genome and encodes:
- the LOC138968330 gene encoding protein mab-21-like 2, with protein sequence MLLEGSSPEMLTAQSKLLFQINKYYNERVHARKAATAKTIREVCKVVQDVLKEVEVQEPRFISSLTEVNNRYEGLEVVSPNEYEVVLYLNQMGVFNFVDDGTIPGCAVLKLSDGRKRSMSLWVEFITASGYLSARKIRSRFQTLVAQAVDKCSYRDVVKMIPDTTEVKLRIKERHVVQITPAFRCGGIWCRSAAHWPTPHTSWPSPNLVAEVKTEGFDLLSKESIYMKDKQSAAEGDAWVMSFRYAEDRLLYGGCRRKCLSILKTLRDRHLDIPGQPINSYHLKTLLLYECEKHPREMEWDDTCIGDRINGILLQLISCLQNRRCPQYFLPMVDLFKAKSTTAMDAVAKQVWRIVRELLTNPHSLDVL